In the genome of Deinococcus fonticola, the window GCCGGGTCAACTCCAGACTCAACTCGCGTAAATCCTCGTGGATGCCGCCCTGCACGATGGCGAACAGCGCCTGCTCAGGCTTCGATTTTACGTTCAGACAGCGTTCCAGCCAACGCACCGTGCGTTCCAGACTCGAGCGAATGTACTCGCGCTCCGCCGGGAAAGGCGGGCATTCGTCGAACGCCATGATCACGTCCGCGCCCAGCGCCTCCTGTACCTGAATGCTGCGTTCTGGCGTCAGCGCCACCATACTGCCGTCCAGGTGGCTCTTGAACACCACCCCTTCCTCGGTGATTTTTCGCAGGTGGCCCAGGCTCATCACCTGAAAGCCACCCGAATCCGTCAGAAACGGCCCAGGGTAAGCCGTGAAGCCCGGCAGCCCCCCGTGCGCTTCCACCAGCTTCTCGCCTGGGCGCAGCATCAAATGGTAGGTATTTCCCAGGATCATCTGGGACTGGATGTCCAGCAGTTCCTGCGGGCTAATGCCCTTGACGGTTCCCTGCGTCCCTACCGGCATGAACATGGGCGTCGTTACTGCCCCCCGGGGGGTACTAAAAGACGCCACGCGCGCTAAACCCTGCCGATAAGCCACCGTAAACTCGAACACAAGAAAGCATTCTACTGAAAAAAGCCAAAAGACACCGTGAGCCTTGCTTATCAGGCCATCACTGTGCGGCCAAACAGAGGAAGCCCCACTTCATCTGAAGTGGGGCGTTCATTGGAGCGGGAGACGAGATTCGAACTCGCGACATCTACCTTGGCAAGGTAGTGCTCTACCAGCTGAGCTACTCCCGCAATAAAAAAACCCCCGCACTGACCGACTTTTCCGGGATGCTGCCATCCGAGTATCATTGGCGCGACTTTGTTTCACGACCCAGTTCGGCATGGGATGGGGTGGTTCCAAAGTGCTGTAGGCACGGGGGTGTCTGAATTTGTCATGGTGAAGAGACACAGGACGAGAAGCGAAGGAGGAATAAGCTGGATCAACCGCGAGGCGGTTGAACCGGAATAATGGCAGGAAGAAGGTCAAGACCTCGACTGATGAGCACCAGTCAACTGAGCACATTGCTGTGCTTGCATTTCTGGCCTCTTAACCCGGTGGTCTTCCGGGAGTCTTACCCTTTAAAAGGTGGGAGATCTCATCTTGAGGCTGGCTTCCCACTTAGATGCTTTCAGCGGTTATCCGTTCCAGACGTAGCTACCCAGCATGTGCCCCTGGTGGGACAGCTGGGAGACCAGCGGTCTGTTCACTCCGGTCCTCTCGTACTAGGAGCAACTCCTCTCAAATCTCCTGCGCCCGTAGCGGATAGAGACCGAACTGTCTCACGACGTTCTGAACCCAGCTCGCGTACCGCTTTAATGGGCGAACAGCCCAACCCTTGGGACCTTCTTCAGCCCCAGGATGCGATGAGCCGACATCGAGGTGCCAAACTTCCTCGCCGATATGGACTCTCGGAGGAAATCAGCCTGTTATCCCCGGGGTAACTTTTATCCGTTGATCGATGGCCCTTCCACACGGTACCACCGGTTCACTAAGCCCCACTTTCGTGCCTGCTCGACGTGTCAGTCTTGCAGTCAAGCCACCTTGTACCTTTGCGCTCTGCAGACGATTTCCAACCGTCTTGAGGTGACCTTTGGGCGCCTCCGTTACATTTTAGGAGGCGACCGCCCCAGTCAAACTACCCATCAAACACTGTTCCTGTGGTTCTTCCACGGGTTAGACAACCAATTTTCCCAGGGTGGTATTTCACCGTTGCCTCCACCGACCCCAAGAGGCCAGTTTCACAGGCTCCCACCTATGCTACGCAGGAAAAACCGGGTATCAATGTCAGACTATAGTAAAGCTCCACGGGGTCTTTTCGTCCTGCTACGGGTAGGCCGCATCTTTACAGCCAATTCAATTTCACCGAGTCCCTCGTTGAGACAGCGCCCAGATCGTTACGCCTTTCGTGCAGGTCGGAACTTACCCGACAAGGAATTTCGCTACCTTAGGACCGTTATAGTTACGGCCGCCGTTCACCGGGGCTTCAGTTCGTAGCTTGCACCACTCCCTTTGACCTTCCGGCACCG includes:
- the tgt gene encoding tRNA guanosine(34) transglycosylase Tgt; this translates as MFEFTVAYRQGLARVASFSTPRGAVTTPMFMPVGTQGTVKGISPQELLDIQSQMILGNTYHLMLRPGEKLVEAHGGLPGFTAYPGPFLTDSGGFQVMSLGHLRKITEEGVVFKSHLDGSMVALTPERSIQVQEALGADVIMAFDECPPFPAEREYIRSSLERTVRWLERCLNVKSKPEQALFAIVQGGIHEDLRELSLELTRPFETPGFAIGGLAVGESKAEMFPAVAFTAQRLPEDKPRYLMGVGHPDDLVAAIGLGVDMFDCVYPTRTGRFGYALTDDGRLNMNSSAPRTQLEPIDSECDCYACRHYTRAYLAHLLRAEEMLAPRMLSLHNLRYLHRLVERARAAIEAGTYYEWAAQWGQRFFKGQVPEWFTTALQTGQAAGQRL